The following are from one region of the Hemibagrus wyckioides isolate EC202008001 linkage group LG24, SWU_Hwy_1.0, whole genome shotgun sequence genome:
- the ptger1c gene encoding prostaglandin E receptor 1c (subtype EP1): MDFVFTSSGPTTCQDLNLSFFSRHDSNSTSPSTLPPPNFGLSYFTMTFGILSNLIGLAIVSASYTRFHHRAKTPFLLLAAALLLSDLAGHLVTGAFALHLHLGRLRRQRAASREASGPPQVFCKLFGACMVFFGLTPLLLGSAMAVERCVGITQPLQHSALATTAHVRLCVLLLITVAFTLAALPLLNVGTYEPQFPGTWCFLPVHGALSSADAGLALTFSSLGLAALTVSVLCNAVSGLTLLQARFNNQGAKLTASRRRRSSMSSVHSLDVEMMVQLVVITVVSSVCWSPFLIYISMSVRQFYRGNTNPDPQYERLLLLGLRMASWNQILDPWVYILLRRAVLRRVCGLLWPSRVILTQSSSCRSSERQEINLH, from the exons ATGGATTTTGTCTTCACCTCCTCTGGTCCTACCACATGTCAAGACTTGAACCTGTCGTTCTTCAGTCGACATGATTCAAACTCCACATCTCCCTCAACTCTTCCCCCACCGAACTTTGGGTTGTCCTACTTCACCATGACCTTCGGGATCCTCTCCAACCTGATCGGCCTGGCCATCGTCTCGGCCTCCTACACCCGCTTCCACCACCGAGCCAAGACCCCATTTCTGCTGCTGGCAGCTGCTCTGCTTTTGAGTGACCTGGCGGGTCATTTGGTCACCGGTGCATTCGCCTTGCACCTGCATCTTGGAAGACTCAGGAGGCAACGAGCAGCGAGCAGGGAGGCAAGTGGCCCCCCTCAGGTTTTTTGCAAACTCTTCGGGGCCTGCATGGTCTTCTTTGGCTTGACTCCTCTCCTCTTGGGTAGCGCCATGGCTGTTGAGAGGTGTGTGGGCATCACACAACCTCTCCAGCATTCTGCTTTGGCAACGACAGCCCACGTTCGCCTCTGTGTCCTCCTGCTCATCACTGTGGCCTTTACCTTAGCGGCACTCCCCTTGCTCAACGTGGGTACTTACGAACCTCAGTTCCCAGGTACCTGGTGCTTCCTTCCTGTTCACGGTGCACTCTCGAGCGCTGACGCCGGCCTGGCACTGACCTTCTCCAGCCTGGGCCTGGCAGCTCTAACAGTCTCTGTACTGTGTAATGCTGTGAGTGGGCTGACGCTGCTGCAGGCCAGGTTTAACAACCAAGGGGCAAAACTGACCGCCTCCAGGAGACGCAGATCGTCTATGTCGTCTGTACATTCGCTGgatgtggagatgatggtgCAGCTGGTGGTCATAACCGTGGTGTCCTCTGTCTGCTGGAGTCCTTTCCTC ATTTACATCTCCATGTCAGTGAGACAGTTCTACAGAGGAAACACCAATCCAGACCCACAGTATGAgcggctgctgctgctgggctTGAGGATGGCATCCTGGAACCAGATCCTGGACCCGTGGGTGTACATCCTCCTGAGACGGGCCGTGCTGAGGCGGGTGTGCGGTCTGCTGTGGCCCAGCAGGGTCATTTTAACCCAGAGCAGCTCGTGTAGGAGTTCAGAGCGACAGGAAATCAATTTACACTAA